The Helicobacter mustelae genome has a segment encoding these proteins:
- a CDS encoding LptF/LptG family permease: MFKNYLFGSIAQIFFPFFIVLFFISSVVLLISIANITLVVKMNFMDLLLVFLYLMPGTVFFIIPITFFAACVLGLSRLSFDYELLVFFSLGVSPRKILAYFIPIAGIVSLVLLFFSLALIPLSKSAYSDFIAEKRTKIDVNIRAGDLGQKLGDWLVYIDSIKDNEYRDLVLFSGSDLGQESFVVAQKGRVENLAGVFRLSLQNGDAYFAKNNELQKVNFQNMMIQSEIKKINLSSYDLVAYWKSAFEGKKSQARRFSQAIMTSLFPLASIFFIPLFGIANPRFQRNLSYVYILSAVVGYFAGVHILSENAPFFGIFALPLAWFFLGYYFFRKKILKVY; this comes from the coding sequence ATGTTTAAAAACTATCTCTTTGGCTCCATTGCACAGATTTTTTTCCCTTTTTTTATTGTGTTATTTTTCATCTCCTCGGTGGTTTTGCTCATCAGTATTGCAAACATCACGCTTGTGGTCAAGATGAATTTCATGGATTTGTTGTTAGTGTTTTTGTATCTAATGCCTGGCACGGTGTTTTTCATCATCCCTATCACATTTTTTGCAGCCTGCGTGCTAGGACTCTCACGCCTCTCTTTTGATTATGAATTATTGGTATTTTTTTCCCTAGGCGTCTCTCCTCGCAAGATTTTGGCCTATTTTATCCCCATCGCAGGGATTGTGAGTCTGGTGCTCTTGTTTTTTTCCCTGGCTCTCATTCCGCTTTCAAAAAGTGCATATTCTGATTTTATTGCAGAGAAGCGCACCAAAATTGATGTCAACATCCGAGCAGGGGATTTGGGACAGAAGTTAGGAGACTGGCTGGTGTATATTGATAGTATTAAAGACAATGAATATCGGGATTTGGTGCTATTTTCTGGGTCGGATTTGGGGCAGGAGAGCTTTGTGGTTGCGCAAAAGGGTAGGGTGGAGAATCTCGCAGGAGTTTTTCGCTTGAGCCTGCAAAATGGCGATGCGTATTTTGCCAAAAACAATGAATTGCAAAAAGTAAATTTCCAAAATATGATGATTCAAAGCGAGATTAAAAAAATCAATCTTAGCTCCTATGATCTCGTGGCATATTGGAAAAGTGCATTTGAGGGCAAGAAATCCCAGGCAAGGAGATTCTCTCAAGCAATCATGACATCACTCTTTCCTCTAGCTAGTATTTTCTTTATTCCGCTTTTTGGTATTGCAAATCCAAGATTTCAAAGGAATCTTTCTTATGTGTACATTCTAAGTGCTGTGGTGGGGTACTTTGCAGGGGTGCATATCTTGAGCGAAAATGCACCATTTTTTGGGATCTTTGCATTGCCTCTAGCATGGTTTTTTCTGGGATATTATTTCTTTAGAAAAAAGATTCTCAAAGTCTATTGA
- a CDS encoding prepilin peptidase: MNFLHFGRNFDLVLDFGFKPIFWTLPLFLAALYGLLVLHHFSRLWLLPGFLVLLGIFFAFPSFFAMIFGGFFALAFLLALTDWRDLAVPTWLNFSLVVLGFVALFGVLDPWQRLLESFGLLGIFAFLQNLGRYFMKKEMLGDGDLIFVLGLCLVFGWVSSMEAIFLGSVFGMFFVCIRGRVPMPFISFMSIGIFFDFLLGLLDV, from the coding sequence TTGAATTTTTTGCATTTTGGGAGGAATTTTGATCTTGTCTTAGATTTTGGATTCAAGCCCATTTTTTGGACACTGCCTTTATTTTTGGCAGCGTTGTATGGACTTCTTGTCCTGCATCATTTTTCAAGACTATGGCTATTGCCAGGCTTCTTGGTGTTGCTAGGGATTTTCTTTGCTTTTCCTTCTTTTTTTGCGATGATTTTTGGAGGATTTTTTGCCTTGGCATTCTTGCTTGCGCTCACAGATTGGCGCGATCTTGCCGTGCCTACTTGGCTGAATTTTTCGCTGGTTGTTTTGGGATTTGTGGCTCTTTTTGGCGTTTTGGATCCCTGGCAGAGGCTTTTAGAGTCTTTTGGGCTGCTAGGAATTTTTGCATTTTTGCAGAATTTAGGGCGTTATTTTATGAAAAAAGAAATGCTTGGGGATGGAGATTTGATCTTTGTGCTGGGGCTTTGTTTGGTTTTTGGTTGGGTTTCAAGTATGGAGGCGATTTTTTTGGGTAGTGTTTTTGGTATGTTTTTTGTTTGCATCAGAGGCAGAGTGCCCATGCCCTTCATCTCCTTCATGAGCATTGGTATATTTTTTGATTTTTTATTAGGTTTGCTTGATGTTTAA
- the rpsI gene encoding 30S ribosomal protein S9, translating to MAKVYATGKRKTAIAKVWLTHGTGKLIVNAMDLDTWLGGREAIKMKVMQPLVLTNQNKSVDIVAVTFGGGYSAQAEALRHGISKALNAYDIAFRAILKPKGLLTRDARVVERKKYGKRKARRSPQFSKR from the coding sequence ATGGCAAAAGTTTATGCAACTGGAAAAAGAAAAACTGCTATTGCAAAAGTGTGGTTAACTCATGGTACGGGAAAACTGATTGTTAATGCCATGGATTTGGATACTTGGCTTGGTGGGCGCGAAGCAATTAAGATGAAGGTGATGCAGCCTTTGGTATTGACCAATCAAAACAAATCCGTAGACATCGTGGCTGTGACTTTTGGCGGTGGTTATTCTGCGCAAGCAGAGGCACTAAGACATGGGATCTCCAAGGCATTAAATGCTTATGACATCGCATTTCGCGCGATTCTAAAACCCAAGGGGTTGCTCACAAGAGATGCTAGAGTGGTAGAGCGCAAAAAATATGGAAAAAGAAAGGCAAGAAGAAGCCCTCAATTCTCCAAGAGATAA
- the acpP gene encoding acyl carrier protein yields the protein MAVFDEVKEVVVEQLSVDANQVKPEAEFVKDLGADSLDVVELVMALEEKFGIEIPDEEAEKISTVGDVVSYIEANKK from the coding sequence ATGGCGGTTTTTGATGAAGTAAAAGAAGTTGTAGTAGAGCAGTTGAGTGTCGATGCGAATCAAGTGAAGCCTGAGGCGGAATTTGTAAAAGATTTGGGTGCAGATTCACTGGATGTAGTTGAGCTTGTGATGGCCCTGGAAGAGAAGTTTGGCATTGAGATTCCAGATGAGGAAGCAGAGAAAATCAGCACTGTTGGGGATGTTGTGTCGTATATCGAGGCAAACAAAAAATAA
- the truA gene encoding tRNA pseudouridine(38-40) synthase TruA, with protein sequence MFIAAKIAYDGSKFFGFAKQDDGHKSVVQALEFALKSLGITSNIIGAGRTDRGVHATGQVIRVEIPDFWELERLRNLLNQKLHPSIFLRRIWRVEASFHPRFSAKKREYRYIFGNYLGNVWMASYVSWERYGDKKRISEALNLFVGKRDFGYFCKSGSDNKTTIRQIYHTRLYTHQIFKHDYLVACIQANGFLYGQIRLMMGAVLAYSRKELTYEELELQVLAKKRFYSIPASPNGLYLSKIFY encoded by the coding sequence ATGTTCATTGCTGCAAAAATCGCTTATGATGGCAGTAAGTTTTTTGGTTTTGCCAAGCAGGATGATGGACATAAAAGCGTGGTGCAAGCTTTGGAGTTTGCGCTCAAAAGTCTGGGGATAACAAGTAATATCATAGGTGCAGGACGCACAGATAGGGGGGTGCATGCTACAGGCCAGGTCATACGTGTGGAGATTCCTGATTTCTGGGAGCTTGAGCGCCTAAGAAATCTACTCAATCAAAAACTCCATCCCTCTATCTTTTTGCGCAGGATCTGGAGGGTGGAGGCAAGTTTTCATCCGCGATTTTCTGCAAAAAAGCGGGAGTATCGCTATATTTTTGGAAATTATTTGGGAAATGTTTGGATGGCATCCTATGTCTCTTGGGAGCGCTATGGTGATAAAAAAAGAATTTCAGAAGCCTTGAATCTTTTTGTGGGGAAAAGAGATTTTGGATACTTTTGCAAAAGTGGAAGTGATAATAAGACCACAATTCGCCAAATTTATCACACTCGTCTTTATACACATCAAATTTTTAAGCATGATTATTTGGTGGCTTGCATCCAAGCCAATGGCTTTTTGTATGGGCAGATCCGTCTGATGATGGGGGCGGTTTTGGCATACTCTCGCAAAGAGCTCACATACGAGGAATTGGAGTTGCAGGTCCTTGCAAAAAAGCGTTTTTATAGCATTCCTGCCAGCCCTAATGGCCTTTATTTGAGCAAGATATTTTATTAA
- a CDS encoding protein-L-isoaspartate(D-aspartate) O-methyltransferase — MLSSINLSRMCEEIERVFPLSEEVRRALMQVDRALFVPSSMQRHAYMLNPLPLQKEQWVSSPLTVAKMTQYLLPQGGDSVLEIGCGSGYQAMVLSKLFRRVFSIERIAKILLEAQERIRQCGAYNINTKLDDGQKGWSAYAPYDRILFSACAEHIPASIIEQLQEDGVLVAPMIQDQKQFIMRFFKKNGKLGEGEILEECLFVPVNNGVIY; from the coding sequence ATGCTAAGTAGTATCAATCTTTCTAGGATGTGTGAGGAAATAGAGCGTGTTTTCCCGCTCTCTGAAGAGGTGCGCAGGGCATTGATGCAGGTGGATCGCGCCTTGTTTGTGCCCTCTTCGATGCAGAGGCATGCCTATATGCTCAATCCCCTTCCACTACAAAAAGAGCAGTGGGTGAGCTCTCCTCTGACTGTGGCAAAAATGACGCAATATCTATTACCTCAAGGTGGGGATAGTGTGCTAGAGATTGGATGTGGCAGCGGATATCAGGCCATGGTGCTCTCCAAGCTTTTCCGCCGCGTGTTTTCCATCGAGCGGATCGCAAAGATTTTGCTAGAGGCCCAAGAGCGAATCCGCCAGTGTGGAGCGTATAATATCAATACCAAGCTTGATGATGGGCAGAAGGGCTGGAGTGCCTATGCGCCCTATGATCGCATTTTGTTCTCTGCCTGCGCAGAGCACATCCCTGCTAGCATCATCGAGCAGCTTCAAGAGGATGGAGTGCTAGTGGCGCCTATGATCCAGGATCAAAAGCAATTCATCATGCGCTTTTTCAAAAAAAATGGCAAGCTAGGTGAGGGTGAGATTTTGGAAGAGTGCTTGTTTGTCCCTGTGAACAATGGTGTGATCTATTGA
- a CDS encoding bifunctional chorismate-binding protein/class IV aminotransferase has product MIFGEYLYTQSVCKIVAFCKEEFLLALKKLDDLRRDGYLVGYIRYEAYHLFSEESYSCALPLLYFELFKKREIYNNAEKSNKIFYPSVMKSQGFSTYAKRISQIKTAIKRGDTYQLNYTYKIKLLSHCDSPSIFSQILSNQQTPYSAWISNEYEEIFSFSPELFFELRGDEIITKPMKGTIGRSRDLQQDEGLKKFLSSDVKNRSENVMIVDLLRNDLSKISEAIEVPALFEVITLKTLHQMISTIKAKLRQNVSFAEIFLALFPCGSVTGTPKKKTLEIIQALEGYERGVYCGMIGVMDGDGMCFSVPIRTLTKDAEGLSLCVGSGIVWDSDARAEYEESLLKSQFIYPQIHFSLIETMRVRGGKIQNFSLHKKRLLKSVRYFGFCKPDLSKLSYGEDGVLRIEVDKKGRIQQEFKKLVPIVSTEIKFALRQEWRNDFLHHKSSYAPWYQEARERIAKGEVFDCIFYNPDGEISEGARSNIILELDGMLYTPRKESGLLNGIMRQKLLKQGKIKERALYLSDLQAAQRIFCINALRGMVEVFCQNFPSISVGGIS; this is encoded by the coding sequence ATGATTTTTGGAGAATATCTCTATACGCAAAGCGTGTGTAAAATTGTAGCATTTTGTAAAGAAGAATTTTTGCTTGCGCTAAAAAAACTAGATGACTTGCGTAGGGATGGCTATTTGGTAGGCTATATTCGATATGAGGCCTATCATCTTTTTTCGGAGGAATCCTATTCTTGTGCTCTCCCATTGCTTTACTTCGAGCTTTTCAAAAAACGAGAAATTTATAATAACGCAGAAAAAAGCAACAAAATTTTTTATCCTAGCGTGATGAAATCTCAAGGTTTTTCCACTTATGCCAAGAGAATTTCTCAAATCAAAACTGCAATCAAGCGCGGAGATACCTATCAGCTCAACTACACCTACAAAATCAAACTCCTTAGCCACTGTGATTCCCCAAGTATCTTTTCTCAAATTCTATCAAACCAGCAAACCCCCTATAGTGCATGGATTTCCAATGAATATGAGGAGATTTTTTCTTTTTCTCCAGAGTTGTTTTTTGAATTGCGGGGCGATGAGATTATTACTAAACCAATGAAAGGGACAATTGGGCGCTCTAGGGATTTGCAACAAGATGAAGGGTTGAAAAAATTTCTATCCAGTGATGTCAAAAATCGTAGTGAAAATGTGATGATTGTGGATTTATTGCGCAATGATTTGAGCAAAATCTCTGAAGCAATAGAGGTGCCAGCTCTCTTTGAGGTGATCACGCTAAAGACCTTGCATCAGATGATTTCCACCATCAAAGCAAAGTTGCGCCAAAACGTTAGTTTTGCAGAGATTTTTTTAGCCCTCTTTCCCTGTGGCTCTGTCACAGGTACTCCTAAAAAAAAGACGCTAGAAATCATTCAAGCCCTAGAGGGGTATGAGCGTGGTGTGTATTGCGGCATGATTGGAGTGATGGATGGGGATGGCATGTGTTTTAGTGTGCCCATTCGCACTCTTACCAAAGATGCAGAGGGTTTGAGTCTTTGTGTGGGAAGCGGGATTGTTTGGGATAGTGATGCGCGTGCAGAATATGAAGAAAGCCTGCTAAAATCGCAATTCATTTACCCTCAAATCCATTTTTCTTTGATTGAGACTATGCGTGTGCGTGGGGGAAAGATTCAGAATTTTTCTTTGCACAAAAAGAGGCTTTTAAAATCCGTGCGTTATTTTGGCTTTTGTAAACCAGATCTATCCAAGCTCTCCTATGGAGAGGATGGTGTTTTGCGCATCGAGGTGGATAAAAAAGGCAGAATCCAGCAGGAATTTAAAAAGCTCGTGCCCATTGTGAGCACAGAGATAAAGTTTGCCCTGCGCCAAGAATGGCGCAATGATTTTTTGCATCACAAGAGCAGCTATGCCCCATGGTATCAAGAGGCTCGCGAAAGGATTGCCAAAGGAGAGGTTTTTGATTGCATTTTTTATAACCCAGATGGCGAGATTAGCGAGGGTGCGCGCAGTAATATTATTTTGGAGCTAGATGGGATGCTTTATACGCCTCGCAAAGAGAGTGGGCTACTCAATGGCATCATGCGTCAAAAACTTCTCAAACAGGGAAAAATCAAAGAAAGAGCACTCTATCTCTCTGACTTGCAAGCAGCCCAAAGGATTTTTTGCATCAATGCTCTGCGTGGAATGGTGGAGGTGTTTTGTCAAAATTTCCCCTCAATTTCAGTCGGGGGAATTTCATGA
- a CDS encoding pyruvate flavodoxin oxidoreductase subunit gamma, whose amino-acid sequence MLEIRWHSRAGQGAVTGAKGLADVVAGKGKQVQAFAFYGSAKRGTAMTAYNRVDESPILNHEKFMQPDYVLVIDPGLPFIVDICAHEKPDTKYIITTHLSKEELLQKKPELQGKQVYTLDCIKISLDTIGKPIPNAPMLGALMKVSKILELDYFLEAFIKLLGKKLPQKIIDANKEAIVRAYNEVK is encoded by the coding sequence ATGTTAGAAATTCGATGGCATTCTCGGGCTGGTCAAGGGGCAGTTACGGGTGCAAAAGGTTTGGCAGATGTAGTGGCAGGTAAGGGGAAGCAGGTACAGGCCTTTGCTTTTTATGGTTCTGCCAAAAGAGGAACGGCGATGACTGCGTATAATCGCGTGGATGAATCTCCCATATTAAATCACGAGAAGTTTATGCAACCAGATTATGTTTTGGTCATTGATCCGGGTTTGCCTTTTATCGTAGATATTTGCGCCCATGAGAAGCCAGATACTAAGTATATTATCACTACACATTTGAGCAAGGAAGAATTACTGCAAAAAAAACCAGAATTGCAGGGCAAGCAGGTTTATACCCTGGATTGCATCAAAATCTCTTTGGATACCATTGGAAAGCCTATCCCCAATGCCCCAATGCTAGGCGCATTGATGAAGGTTTCCAAGATTTTGGAATTGGATTATTTTTTGGAAGCGTTTATTAAGCTTTTGGGGAAAAAGCTCCCGCAAAAAATCATCGATGCGAACAAAGAAGCGATTGTTCGAGCTTATAACGAAGTAAAATAA
- a CDS encoding 4Fe-4S dicluster-binding protein, producing MDDKKGWNEFEIGSVLFPFEENGMEAQEKMRADRSYTQNSSRTASVSHWRVQKPVHNHDHCINCFFCWVYCPDASIVAKDDQMSGVDYMHCKGCGVCVSVCPTNPKSLLMFDEYESNEDAIKQWPKKEAKQK from the coding sequence ATGGATGACAAAAAAGGTTGGAATGAATTTGAAATTGGTTCAGTGTTGTTTCCATTTGAAGAAAATGGCATGGAAGCACAGGAGAAAATGAGAGCTGATAGATCCTACACACAAAATAGCTCAAGAACTGCAAGTGTCTCACATTGGAGAGTGCAAAAACCCGTGCATAATCACGATCATTGTATCAATTGTTTTTTTTGCTGGGTGTATTGCCCAGATGCCTCTATCGTGGCCAAAGATGATCAAATGAGTGGGGTGGATTATATGCATTGCAAGGGTTGTGGTGTTTGTGTTTCTGTTTGTCCAACCAATCCCAAGTCGCTTTTGATGTTTGATGAATATGAAAGCAATGAAGATGCAATTAAACAATGGCCTAAAAAAGAAGCAAAACAGAAATAA
- a CDS encoding 2-oxoacid:ferredoxin oxidoreductase subunit alpha, with protein sequence MALKYELSKVEVWDGNMAASHALRQAQVDVVAAYPITPSTPIVQNYGKFVSDGYVDGEFVMVESEHAAMSACVGAAAAGGRVATATSSQGFALMVEVLYQGSGMRVPLVLNLVNRALASPLNVNGDHSDMYLSRDCGWISLCAFNPQEAYDFNLMAFKIGEDLRVRIPVIVNQDGFICSHTAQNVAPLSDEEAYAFVGDYQQKNAMLNFAKPVTYGSQAEEDWHFEHKAQLHHDLMHSSAVIEEVFELFAKKTGRKYNLVEKYDMEDAEVAIVAIGTTVESARIAAHQARKEGIKAGVVSFHTLRPFPYKLVGEALKHCKAIAMLDRSSPAGAMGMLFNEVGVAVLDSAENHNPILSNYIYGLGGRDITQNDLLGVYKDLDASLKAGKLTHPRQQFIGLRGKAMAFN encoded by the coding sequence ATGGCGTTAAAATATGAATTATCAAAAGTAGAGGTATGGGATGGAAACATGGCGGCAAGCCATGCGTTGAGACAGGCTCAGGTTGATGTTGTAGCAGCATATCCTATCACTCCCTCTACTCCTATTGTGCAAAACTATGGAAAATTTGTAAGCGATGGTTATGTTGATGGCGAGTTTGTGATGGTGGAATCTGAACATGCTGCTATGAGTGCGTGTGTGGGCGCTGCTGCTGCTGGTGGTAGGGTGGCGACAGCGACAAGTTCTCAGGGGTTTGCATTGATGGTGGAGGTGCTCTATCAGGGATCGGGCATGCGTGTTCCCCTGGTGCTCAATCTTGTCAATCGTGCGCTCGCATCTCCGCTCAATGTCAATGGCGATCATTCTGATATGTATTTGAGTAGAGACTGTGGATGGATTAGCCTTTGTGCCTTTAATCCTCAAGAAGCTTATGATTTCAATCTTATGGCATTTAAAATCGGGGAGGATTTGCGCGTAAGAATCCCAGTGATTGTAAATCAGGATGGGTTTATTTGTTCTCATACGGCCCAAAATGTCGCACCTTTGAGTGATGAGGAGGCCTATGCTTTTGTTGGGGATTATCAGCAAAAAAATGCCATGCTTAACTTCGCTAAGCCCGTGACCTATGGATCGCAGGCAGAGGAAGATTGGCATTTTGAACATAAGGCCCAGCTCCATCATGATCTCATGCATTCTTCTGCAGTGATTGAGGAGGTTTTTGAGCTCTTTGCTAAAAAAACTGGTAGGAAATATAATCTAGTAGAAAAGTATGACATGGAGGATGCGGAAGTGGCGATTGTGGCTATTGGCACGACTGTAGAATCTGCTAGAATTGCAGCGCATCAAGCAAGAAAAGAGGGGATCAAAGCGGGTGTGGTGTCTTTCCATACATTGAGACCCTTCCCCTATAAACTTGTAGGAGAGGCACTCAAGCACTGCAAGGCCATTGCCATGCTAGATCGCAGTTCACCAGCAGGCGCCATGGGCATGCTCTTTAATGAAGTGGGGGTGGCAGTGCTAGATAGCGCAGAAAATCACAATCCTATTTTGTCCAATTATATCTATGGCCTTGGTGGACGTGACATCACGCAGAATGATCTTTTGGGAGTTTATAAAGATCTTGATGCCAGTTTAAAGGCAGGAAAACTCACACATCCCAGACAGCAGTTTATCGGACTTCGCGGTAAAGCAATGGCTTTTAATTGA
- a CDS encoding anthranilate synthase component II translates to MILLIDHYDSFTYNIVHYLKDFPLLVRHPQELDREEIHHYSHLILSPGPGHPKDCKVALEILECYHKSKKILGICLGHQIIAYYFGSKIAGLSAPMHGKISKISMHQGRLFTGIGEEFFVGRYHSLHVSDLKPPLRACAYSDDGILMALEHRDLPIFGLQFHPESILSDFGKEILRNFVMQ, encoded by the coding sequence ATGATTCTCCTTATAGATCATTATGATTCTTTTACTTACAACATCGTGCATTATCTCAAGGATTTTCCTCTTTTGGTGCGCCATCCCCAGGAATTGGATAGGGAGGAAATTCATCACTATTCCCATCTTATTCTCTCTCCTGGTCCTGGCCATCCCAAAGATTGCAAGGTGGCATTAGAAATCCTAGAGTGCTATCACAAAAGTAAAAAGATTTTAGGAATTTGCTTGGGGCATCAAATTATTGCATATTATTTTGGCAGCAAGATTGCAGGGCTTAGCGCGCCCATGCATGGCAAGATTTCAAAAATTTCCATGCATCAAGGAAGGCTATTTACGGGGATAGGGGAGGAGTTTTTTGTGGGGCGTTATCATTCTTTGCATGTGTCAGATCTTAAGCCTCCCCTGCGTGCCTGCGCATACAGCGATGATGGGATATTGATGGCGCTGGAGCACAGAGATTTGCCCATTTTTGGATTGCAATTTCATCCCGAATCCATTTTGTCGGATTTTGGCAAAGAAATTTTGCGGAATTTTGTAATGCAGTAG
- a CDS encoding thiamine pyrophosphate-dependent enzyme — MTKEIKNLKQFQKSAEKFEGANLLCPGCAHGMIIREILNVVEGPMVIGNSTGCIEVSTAVYPYTSWDVPWIHIGFENGSTAVAGVETMYKALAKKGKYQGQKPRFIAFGGDGATYDIGFQWISGCFERGHDITYVCFDNEVYANTGGQRSGSTPIGSSTSTTPAGKVSYGKKERKKDMLAIMASHGSPYVAQVAPNKWKDMNKKIKQAIDAEGPTFINALSACTTEWRFDSHSTVDIMDLAVDSLVFPLYEIVNGNELNITYRPKNIIPVRDYLGAQGRFKHLFKPENEHIIEQFQKDVDKKWEFLQRREEARV, encoded by the coding sequence ATGACAAAAGAAATCAAAAATCTAAAACAATTTCAAAAATCAGCAGAAAAATTTGAAGGTGCCAATCTCCTTTGTCCGGGCTGTGCTCATGGGATGATTATCCGAGAGATCCTTAATGTGGTAGAGGGGCCAATGGTGATTGGAAATTCTACAGGATGTATCGAAGTATCCACTGCTGTGTATCCCTATACTTCTTGGGATGTGCCCTGGATTCACATTGGATTTGAGAATGGATCCACTGCTGTGGCAGGCGTGGAGACCATGTACAAGGCGCTTGCAAAAAAAGGAAAATATCAGGGGCAAAAACCTCGATTTATTGCATTTGGTGGAGATGGTGCGACTTATGATATTGGATTCCAGTGGATCAGCGGCTGCTTTGAGAGAGGACATGACATCACTTATGTATGTTTTGACAATGAAGTCTATGCCAATACCGGTGGGCAAAGAAGCGGATCTACTCCCATAGGATCTTCTACCTCTACCACTCCAGCAGGCAAGGTGAGCTATGGCAAAAAAGAAAGAAAAAAAGACATGCTTGCCATCATGGCATCCCATGGCTCTCCTTATGTCGCGCAAGTCGCTCCCAACAAATGGAAGGACATGAACAAAAAAATCAAGCAGGCTATCGATGCAGAGGGCCCCACCTTCATCAATGCTTTGAGTGCTTGCACAACAGAATGGAGATTTGATTCTCATAGCACTGTGGATATCATGGATCTAGCAGTGGATTCCTTGGTGTTTCCTCTTTATGAGATTGTCAATGGAAATGAGCTAAACATCACCTATCGTCCCAAAAACATCATTCCTGTGAGAGATTATTTGGGCGCGCAGGGTAGATTTAAACATCTCTTCAAGCCTGAGAATGAACATATCATCGAGCAATTTCAAAAAGATGTTGATAAGAAGTGGGAGTTTTTGCAGCGCAGAGAAGAGGCTAGGGTATAA
- the rplM gene encoding 50S ribosomal protein L13, with protein MELTKTAKVKELNRNWIVLDAKDKTFGRLVSEIAVLLRGKHKPCFTPNVDCGDFVVVINATAVKFSGMKLEDKEYFTHSGYFGSTKSKTLKEMLEKSPEKLYYLAVRGMLPKTNLARSMIKKLKVYRGAEHPHTAQVSKSK; from the coding sequence ATGGAATTGACAAAAACCGCTAAGGTAAAGGAATTGAACCGCAATTGGATCGTACTTGATGCAAAAGACAAGACTTTTGGTCGTTTGGTGAGTGAGATCGCGGTGTTGTTGCGAGGGAAGCATAAGCCTTGCTTCACTCCAAATGTGGATTGTGGTGATTTTGTTGTAGTCATCAATGCGACTGCTGTGAAATTTTCTGGAATGAAATTGGAAGATAAAGAGTATTTCACGCATTCTGGATATTTTGGTAGTACAAAAAGCAAAACCCTTAAAGAAATGTTGGAAAAAAGCCCTGAAAAGCTTTATTACCTGGCTGTTAGGGGTATGTTACCAAAAACAAATCTAGCCCGATCTATGATCAAGAAGTTAAAAGTATATAGAGGTGCAGAGCATCCTCATACTGCACAAGTATCAAAAAGTAAGTAA